The Cellvibrio zantedeschiae genomic sequence CACTGCCGCACAAAATATTATTTAAATTAAAGTTGCCTTGTTCATCGCGGATGTGTGCGAGGTCATAACCGGTTAAACAACGGTTTAATTTTGGGAATTTTGCGTCGATTAAATCTGCATGCTCGCGCTGAATACTATCAATCACTTTATGGACTTGGCCGACGCGATCGGTACGCGCGCTGATCTGCGCAAATTCGTCGTCATTAATTGCACGCGAAGTCCACTCACTGCCGTCGAGCAAAACGGTTTTTAATTCGAGTACGTGATCACGTGTTTTCCCGTAGCGACAAGACCCTTGTCCCGATGCATCGGTATTAATCATGCCGCCAATAGTCGCGCGGTTACTGGTAGAAAGTTCCGGCGCAAAAAATAAGCCGTAAGGTTTGATCGCAGCATTAAGTTGGTCTTTGACCACGCCACATTGCACGCGCACCCAGCGTTCTTCCGCATTGATCTCTAAAATCTGGTTCATGTATTTGGAGGTATCTACCACCAAACCGTCGGTAAGCGACTGGCCATTGGTGCCCGTACCACCGCCCCTGGGGCTGAGCACTATGCCGACGAATTCCCGCAATTGGCTAAGCTTGGTCAGGGTGATTATGTCGGCAACATTTTTTGGATAAACCACACCCTGCGGCAACACCTGGTAGATCGAGTTATCAGTCGCAAGCACGGTACGGGTTGCGTAATCCGGGCTTAAATCACCGCTAAAGCCGCTAGCTCGCAGGCGGTCAATAAAGGATAAATACAAGGACTGTAAAGGAGAGGTTTGGTCAATGCGTGGGATCATAAGGCGTCATCAATCTAAAGAGGGTGCCGGTGGGTGAATCTAACTGGCAAATATAATGGTGGCCATTCTACCTTGTTGTGCAGGCCTAGGCCACGAAACCGTCACTGCAACTGGCTGATTCGCGCTGATTTTCGCCTCCATATTCGTTAAAAGATTCAATCCCAAGACTCTATATGTTAGGGTTCGGATTTGTCGGCTATATAACCATTTTGTCGTCAAAATGATTTTTTAAGTTGGGATGAGATTGATATAGAGGATTAGCTGCTAAGTTACAAGCAAAGCGCGCACTCAAGGGTGAGTCGGTAGTAAACACTATAAATAACATATTCGAGGAGAAGGATTTATGAGCTACATTCCCACCAGCAGCACCAAAGATTATCTGGCCGAATACGACAGCGCAGCCCCAGCCGACAAATACCCGCTCGTGCGTCGCTGGATGATGACCGAGCCCTTGCCATTTTTTAAACAGCTTCGAGCCCAGCGTCCAATTCTGGTAACGCCCGAGTGCGTTCTCGTGAGCAAATACGCGGATGTTATTGATCTACTGCAAATGCCAAAAATCTTTACGGTGGATTTGTATAAGCCCAAGATGGGCGTCACTGCAACTGACCCGGGCTATTTGATGGCTCACGATGATGATGCTATTCATTACCGCGAAAAATCCCTTATGCAAGGCATGCTTAATCGCAACGATTTGCCGCGCATTCGAGCGCTTATTTCCAGAGCTAGCCAAGAAATTTTGAATAAAGCTGATGGCAAAATCGATATAGTTTATAACTACTGCCGCATGGTTCCTGCCATTCTGGTGCAAGAATATTTTGGTCTGGATAATGTCGATAAAAAAGATTTGATCGAGTGGTCGTTCTGGAATCAATATGACGTGTTTCACAACCAACCCTTTGATTTAAACTCACCGGAACACTACCAATATATTAAAGATAACCATGACCGCGTCACTGTCGCTTTGGGTAATTACATCAAGAAAGCGCTGCTTGAAAAATTGGCCATGGTAAAGCTCGACCAAACTAAAAATATATTGTTAATTGGCTGGCGAATTTTGAAAGGCATATTAAATAAGCTTGTGGGAAAACCGACACCTATTCCTAAAGACGATGTTTTTTCGCGCATGCTACGCACCAGCTTTGCAGAACAGGTTGAGTTTGATTTGGTGCGTGTTGGTGTAAATGCTGGCGGTCTTCTGATTGGCGCAATTGAAACTACATCGCAAGCTGTTGCCCAGGTAATTGAATTTTTTATCAAACAACCGGACTTGCTCGCCAAGGCAAAGACCGCAGCTCAGCAAACGGACTTGAAAGCCTTTGATAATTTAGTGTGGGAAGCTTTACGTTATGTTCCTATTAGCCCCTATATGTTTCGCCAGACTTCAGAAGAATATACATTGGCGAAAGGATCTGATTACGAAACCACAATCCCCCCTAAAACAAACGTTATTGTATTAACGCAATCCGCGATGTTTGACGAGTTTGCCAATACAAATCCCGACGAGTTTAACCCTGACCGCACTTTCTACCACAACTTTAATTTTGGTTTTGGTCCACATGATTGTTTGGGTAAGTATGTTGGTATGGAAATGATTCCAGAAATGGTAAGGCAAGTTTTGTTATTGCCAAAACTACGCGCAGAATCCCCCATAGATTTCAAAAACGGGCCATTTCCTGAGTCTTATTCTTTAGCTTGGGGCGAATAAAGTTCCCGGTTTTATAAAGCCGGCTTTAAAATAATCAATCAAAAAGGACGATGAAGGAAAATATGAAAAAAATATCTATTGTATGTTTGCTATTACCTGTTTTTATTTTATGCGCATGTGGCGGAGGAGGCGGTAATTCTTCGGCGCCAACAACAAGTGTCATTTTATCGAGTAGTTCAAGTGTATCTATATCTAGCGCCGCATCATCTAGCGATGCGGCGTCATCGGCCTTTTCGTGGAGTTCAGTACCTGCCTTAAAAGATTTAGCAAAATTTCCGATAGGAATGGAAGTGAGTGCTGCGAATCAAGAAAGAAGTATTTTTAACTACCCTAGCCAATTGCCAACAATTGAAAAGCATTTTAATAGTTTGGTGGCTGGCGTCATTATGAAAATGAGCTTCTTACACCCTAATGAAAACGAATTTTTTTACACGGATGCAGATAAACTAAATGCTTATGCAATAGATCATAATATGTTGTTGCATGGACACACCTTAATTTGGCATTGGGATTCTCAAATTCCTCCATGGATGAAAAAATATACCGGCGATTGGTCTGCAATGTTAAACAATCACGTTACACAGATATGTACCCATTTTGCGGGCAAAGTAAGTAGCTGGGATGTAGTAAATGAAGCATTGGATGAAAGTGATCCTTCAGGCTTTCGGCAGTCTATTTTTTATCAACGCATTGGGAAAAAATACATCGAGAATGCATTTGTTGCTGCTCGAAAAGCTGATCCCAATGCGGTGTTGTATTACAACGAATACAATATTGAATCATCAGATACCAAGTTAAATCTTCTGTTGACAATGTTGGACGATTTTAAAAGTAGAAATATCCCAGTCGATGGTGTTGGGTTTCAAATGCATTTAGATTTATTTAATCCATCGATTGATCAGATAAAAAGATCTTTCAAGGCAGTTGCTGATCGCGGTTATAAAATCAGAATTTCAGAATTAGATATGCCCGTAAATTACAACAGTACTTTGGTTTTATCGGATGCTGTTGCACAGCAACAAAAGGAAAGATACAAAAGCATAGTGAAAGCTTATTTAGATTCAGTTCCAGAAAGCCAGCGCACGGGAATTACATTTTGGGGGCTGGTTGACGGTGAGAGTTGGTATAACTTCATAGGTCTGCCTGCCAAAGAATGGCCGCTATTATTTAATGATGATTATTCGCCCAAGCCCGCATTTTATGGGGTGGCTGAAGCCTTGGCTGGAAAGTAACCTTTGTGGGCTACTTATTTATGCTGATAAATTAAACCTAAAGTTTTTTAATAAGCATCCGCCGTTGTTTACCCTGCAGCGCAATCTCCGGATGCGTTGCAGCTCTATAAAAATATCATAAGGACTGCACATGAAAAAGTTGTTGATTGGGGTTGGCGTTTTAGTGATTGCCTCAGCTATTTTTCTCTACGCTGCCTACGGCGGATTTGGCAAACCGCTTGAAGCTCCTGGTGGCACTCCGTTCGTGAGTTCGGTTCCAGACGACTGGTCTGCGCATAAACAAGCGAAAATGGCTGCGCGCGATACTCATATTGTGCAACATCAAATTGCTTACAACCGCTTTGCGGATTTTGCGGAAAGTGAAACTGATGGCATCCCCTACATTATCCTAAAATTATTACCAGTTATTGCGCCGGAATATTGGGGGGAGGGCGACAATTTTTTAAGCGTTATGGGTTTGTTTTTTGATGAACGATTACCGGGTGCGCCTGTGCCCCGCGGTATGGGTTTTAGCGGCTTGTCGCGTGTTAACCCTGTAGGCAATATTGATTACGCCTCATTTTCCTGTGGCGCATGTCATATAGGTCGTGTTCGTACGGAGGACAATAAATTTTATTATTTGGATGGTGGTATCAATGCCGAATTTAATGTGGTGGGTTATCGCAAACGTTTGGTACAAACCATCGATAAAATTGCAGGTACCGAAATTGATCCGGCAAAGCGCACCGAGTTAGTTACCAATAAAATACTGGAAGCTATAGATCAGGTTCATGCACTAAACCCTAATTATTTTTATAAGAACTTTACTTACGAAAATCGCACCTTTGATGCGGCTTATGAGCAAGCCCAAATTGATTTATTCAAAAAAACTGCCGGCACAAGGGTTTCGCAATTTATTAAGCATCACGAAGATGAATACCATGGTTGGGAAAAATTTGTTGATAAATATTATCAGGGTGCGCAACCTCAATTGCTGGATGGTTTGCCTGGAATGGAAGACGCTATTGGTTTCAATACAGTTAAAGCCAATGCAAATTTAAAACTCAACCTGCTTACAAAACCCTTCGCGTTTTTGGCGCTGCCACCGAGCCATGGCGTTACGGATATTATGGCCGTGTGGGAGCAGAACACCCATGATCCTTTATGGAGTGAAGATAAGAGACATTTAATTAATGGCGGTGGTCAATGGACTGGTCATATCCCATTACCTATTTATAAAAATATTGCAGCGCAATTAACCATTGGTTACGACAATGTTGATGTACGAGTTTCTGCATTTGCGGAAGAAGTATTGGATAAAATGCCTGCGAGTGTTTATCCCTTTGATGTTGACATAGCTTTGGCAAAAAAAGGTCAGGCACTTTTCGCTGAAAATTGTGCAGCTTGTCATCAGCCCCATAATGGAAAGGTGTATAACAATTTGGGAACTGATATGGGCCGCGCGAAAATTGCGGGCTTGTTTGTCACTCTTGGTGCTATAAGCGGGTTCACGGATGTTTGTGACGCAGGTACTGTGGTGCAAATGTATGACAAAGATGTAAAACCTTGTGCTGAATACAAAGGCGTTTCACTTAAAGGGAAAAAGTCCCTGGCTATGACCGCGCCCAAGCAACACGAGGGTTACAACGCTTTGCCTTTGGTAGGTTTATGGGCGCAAGCACCTTATTTGCATAATGGTTCAGTACCAACGCTCTATCATTTGTTAGTGCCCAACGAGCGCCCGGCAGTTTTTGTTAAAAGTCGGTTGGATTACGATCAAAAACTCGCTGGTTTTGTTTGGGAGTTGGATGCAGCTAAGGATAAAAACGAAGGTTATGAATTTGACACTCGTTTGTCTCCCGCAATGAGTAATCGCGGGCACGACACAAATATAGAGCAAGATGGTAAGACCTTTAAGTTGAACTGGGCAGATGATAAAGAGGGCGCCCTGGCTCTGGTCGAATATTTAAAGATCTTGTAATTCCTGCATTTAATCAATCCCGTTTCCCAAGTTGGAAGCGGGGTTGATTGTTCAATTTCTCTTCCAACCCCCTGTATTCTTAAGAGTGAATCAGCGCATCGGCTACTTATTTCCTCTCCATTAATCTCTCTTTTTTTACCTATCAAATATTTTTCATTTTGCTGGCGTATGTTTGCTTATGGTCTGTTTGACAATTTCATTGCGGCGGGAGTAGTATTTGATTTCTTGTGTTCATGTATACAAGTGCTCAAGTATGCACATGCTAGGGCTTGTTTGGATGCAAGAGAACCAACGATGAATAACCATAATTAAATTGGAGTTAGTATGAAAAATAAGTCCTCATTAAATGTCTTTAAATTAAGCGTATTGAGTTTGAGTGTGGCGGCTGTCGTCGCCCAAGCTCAAACAACACCCGCTCCTGCAGAAGAAATTGTAGTGACGGGGTACAAGGCGAGTTTGCAAAGCGCCACCAATGCAAAGCGGGCATCTACTGCAATGGTGGAGTCAGTTTTTGCTGAAGATATAGGTAAGTTTGCGGATACCAATATCGCGGAAGCGGTTAACCGCATGCCTGGTATTCAAATTAGCCGTGATACCTTCGGTGATGGTGTAAACGTGTCGATTCGTGGCCTTGGTTCAAGTTTTACCAAGGTGACATTGAATGATTCTCAAATCGCTGTAGCTTCTGCCGGTAGTGTTGATGCACAAAACCAAAACCGTGAAATCGATTTAAATTTATTTCCAACCGAGCTGTTTACCCGTTTCGATGTCAAAAAAACCCCGGTAGCCAGCATGCTTGAAGGCGGTGTAGCGGGTGTAGTTAATATTCGCAATGCGCGCCCGTTTGATAATAAAGAACAGGGCTTCCAGTCGGTATTTAACGTGCAAGGTATTTATACCGAGATCAACGAAAAAACCAGTCCCAAACTCTCTGCTTTGGGTAGTTGGACCAACGATACTTTCGGTGTTCTCGGCGGTGTTTCGCTCTATAACCGAAACCTGACCACCAAAGGTTACGAAACGATTGGCTATACCACGCTCAGCGTGCCCCATGGTATTTGCGGAAGCACACCAACGGGTTCCCAGACACTCGCAACCGCAGGCACTTGTAATGCTCCATCTACCGGTAATGATTGGAACGTTGCAGGTGTTACCGCAACACAAGGTTACGGTGTTGTACCTACTAACGCAGGTGCTGGATTAACAGCGGGTACTGTAATCGACAAAGCATTTTTATTGGGCAAGAACCCCGGTTTGACAATTGACCAGGTTGCGAATGGATTTATTCCTCGTCTGGGTCGTCCGTCTTACATGGATGGCGATCAGGATCGTTTAACAGGTGTTGTGTCTTTGGAATATCGCCCCAGTGACCAGGCACGTTTTTATTTGGATGTAGTCGCTACTGATCAGCAAAAAGAATTTAATCGTATCGATTTAAACTTTATTGGTCGCTTCGGTAACGCAATTCCTTTGAATATGAAAGTGGATGAAAATAATGTAGTGACTTCTGCAACTTTCGCTAACGCCCAGTTCTTTCTTGAAGCGCGTCCTTACAGCGAAGATTTGAATTTCTACAATGTGAATCCCGGTGCGCATTTTGAGTTTAACGACCTCAGCACAGTTGATGTGCAGCTCAACTCAAGCCGCAGTGATTGGCGCCGTGAATCGCCCACTGTATTAATCAATACACCTTTGAACAAAGGCATTTCTGTTGATTACGTCAACAATGGCAATGTGCCAACCTTTACCCCTAAAGGTGTAAATTTGAATGATCCTGCGGCTGGTTGGACATGGGCTGGTGGACGTTTGAATATCCAGAACGAAGAGCGTGACACCGAGACCGATGGCATTCACGTAGATTACCGTTTTGGTGACGACACTAATAATGTGAAGGTCGGTATTGCCAAAGACACCATCAAGCGTGCAATTCGCGGTTACGATAACAGCGCCCGTTGGGAAGATGTTGCGTGTCGCAATGGTTTGGACGCAAGTGGAAATAGCCCGGCAACAGGTCGCGCTGCTTGTGATGGTATGAGTGCAAACGCAAAAATTCCGCAAAGTGCTTTAGCTTCCTATCTGATGGCAGGCCCTTACGGTTTTATCGATGTGAATTACGATAAATTTTTTGCTGCGACAAATTACTACGCTCTTAAAGACAGCGCTCCAGAAGGCAACTCATCTAATACCGGTGCTAACTCAGGTATCATCGATGAAGATACAACTGGCGGTTATTTTGAGTTAAACACATCTACCGAAGTGGGTGGCAGACCGCTTAATATCAACGTGGGTGCTCGTTACGCAGAAACAGAACAACTTATTTCTGGTCCTGTAACTATTGCTGGCGTTCGTCAGTATCAAGATCTCAAGTCGAAATATGATGCTTGGTTGCCATCTTTTAACTCAACCTTTGATGTTACTGATGACATCAAGTTGCGCTTCGCAGCTTCGCGTACCTTAACTCGTCCAAATCCAAGCTCCATGCTTCCTGCTACAACATTTAGCGATGTGTCGGCGGTGCAAGCAAGACAAGGTAACCCAAATTTATCTCCGTACCTGGGCACTAACTTTGATATAGGTGGTGAGTGGTATACCGGTGACGAAGGTTATGTGGGTGTGACTTTGTTTGAAAAACAAATCACCGGTTTCACTGTAACGGGCACTAACCAAATTCCATTCCTGAACTTGGGTATTCCGTTCGACAGTTTGACCCAACAACAGCGTGATGCCATCAACAGCCCGGCTCGTGGTGGTCCAAACGTTGCGACTGTAACGGTTGAGCAACAAGTGAATGCGTCTGGTAGCTTGAACATCGAAGGTGCGGAAATTACCTGGGTTCAACCTTTGGATATGATCCTTGAAGGTTTGGGCTTTAACGCTAACTACACGCACATCAAGCAGAAGAGCGAAGGTTCAGGCGTACCGGCAATTGCTGTAGGCGTTTCACCAGAAACCTATAACTTCACTGCTTATTGGGAAAACTACGGGGCATCAATTCGTTTGACTTATTCATATAACGAAGGAAGTTACGCCTCTGGCAACAACCAAAA encodes the following:
- a CDS encoding c-type cytochrome, whose protein sequence is MKKLLIGVGVLVIASAIFLYAAYGGFGKPLEAPGGTPFVSSVPDDWSAHKQAKMAARDTHIVQHQIAYNRFADFAESETDGIPYIILKLLPVIAPEYWGEGDNFLSVMGLFFDERLPGAPVPRGMGFSGLSRVNPVGNIDYASFSCGACHIGRVRTEDNKFYYLDGGINAEFNVVGYRKRLVQTIDKIAGTEIDPAKRTELVTNKILEAIDQVHALNPNYFYKNFTYENRTFDAAYEQAQIDLFKKTAGTRVSQFIKHHEDEYHGWEKFVDKYYQGAQPQLLDGLPGMEDAIGFNTVKANANLKLNLLTKPFAFLALPPSHGVTDIMAVWEQNTHDPLWSEDKRHLINGGGQWTGHIPLPIYKNIAAQLTIGYDNVDVRVSAFAEEVLDKMPASVYPFDVDIALAKKGQALFAENCAACHQPHNGKVYNNLGTDMGRAKIAGLFVTLGAISGFTDVCDAGTVVQMYDKDVKPCAEYKGVSLKGKKSLAMTAPKQHEGYNALPLVGLWAQAPYLHNGSVPTLYHLLVPNERPAVFVKSRLDYDQKLAGFVWELDAAKDKNEGYEFDTRLSPAMSNRGHDTNIEQDGKTFKLNWADDKEGALALVEYLKIL
- a CDS encoding TonB-dependent receptor, translated to MKNKSSLNVFKLSVLSLSVAAVVAQAQTTPAPAEEIVVTGYKASLQSATNAKRASTAMVESVFAEDIGKFADTNIAEAVNRMPGIQISRDTFGDGVNVSIRGLGSSFTKVTLNDSQIAVASAGSVDAQNQNREIDLNLFPTELFTRFDVKKTPVASMLEGGVAGVVNIRNARPFDNKEQGFQSVFNVQGIYTEINEKTSPKLSALGSWTNDTFGVLGGVSLYNRNLTTKGYETIGYTTLSVPHGICGSTPTGSQTLATAGTCNAPSTGNDWNVAGVTATQGYGVVPTNAGAGLTAGTVIDKAFLLGKNPGLTIDQVANGFIPRLGRPSYMDGDQDRLTGVVSLEYRPSDQARFYLDVVATDQQKEFNRIDLNFIGRFGNAIPLNMKVDENNVVTSATFANAQFFLEARPYSEDLNFYNVNPGAHFEFNDLSTVDVQLNSSRSDWRRESPTVLINTPLNKGISVDYVNNGNVPTFTPKGVNLNDPAAGWTWAGGRLNIQNEERDTETDGIHVDYRFGDDTNNVKVGIAKDTIKRAIRGYDNSARWEDVACRNGLDASGNSPATGRAACDGMSANAKIPQSALASYLMAGPYGFIDVNYDKFFAATNYYALKDSAPEGNSSNTGANSGIIDEDTTGGYFELNTSTEVGGRPLNINVGARYAETEQLISGPVTIAGVRQYQDLKSKYDAWLPSFNSTFDVTDDIKLRFAASRTLTRPNPSSMLPATTFSDVSAVQARQGNPNLSPYLGTNFDIGGEWYTGDEGYVGVTLFEKQITGFTVTGTNQIPFLNLGIPFDSLTQQQRDAINSPARGGPNVATVTVEQQVNASGSLNIEGAEITWVQPLDMILEGLGFNANYTHIKQKSEGSGVPAIAVGVSPETYNFTAYWENYGASIRLTYSYNEGSYASGNNQNNTLAAYLYSDSRGQLDLSSSYKFEGVTGEPELSLNVSNLTGEPLRTTWGYDSATFTYYDPGMIVTLGLRASF
- a CDS encoding cytochrome P450 yields the protein MSYIPTSSTKDYLAEYDSAAPADKYPLVRRWMMTEPLPFFKQLRAQRPILVTPECVLVSKYADVIDLLQMPKIFTVDLYKPKMGVTATDPGYLMAHDDDAIHYREKSLMQGMLNRNDLPRIRALISRASQEILNKADGKIDIVYNYCRMVPAILVQEYFGLDNVDKKDLIEWSFWNQYDVFHNQPFDLNSPEHYQYIKDNHDRVTVALGNYIKKALLEKLAMVKLDQTKNILLIGWRILKGILNKLVGKPTPIPKDDVFSRMLRTSFAEQVEFDLVRVGVNAGGLLIGAIETTSQAVAQVIEFFIKQPDLLAKAKTAAQQTDLKAFDNLVWEALRYVPISPYMFRQTSEEYTLAKGSDYETTIPPKTNVIVLTQSAMFDEFANTNPDEFNPDRTFYHNFNFGFGPHDCLGKYVGMEMIPEMVRQVLLLPKLRAESPIDFKNGPFPESYSLAWGE
- a CDS encoding endo-1,4-beta-xylanase translates to MKKISIVCLLLPVFILCACGGGGGNSSAPTTSVILSSSSSVSISSAASSSDAASSAFSWSSVPALKDLAKFPIGMEVSAANQERSIFNYPSQLPTIEKHFNSLVAGVIMKMSFLHPNENEFFYTDADKLNAYAIDHNMLLHGHTLIWHWDSQIPPWMKKYTGDWSAMLNNHVTQICTHFAGKVSSWDVVNEALDESDPSGFRQSIFYQRIGKKYIENAFVAARKADPNAVLYYNEYNIESSDTKLNLLLTMLDDFKSRNIPVDGVGFQMHLDLFNPSIDQIKRSFKAVADRGYKIRISELDMPVNYNSTLVLSDAVAQQQKERYKSIVKAYLDSVPESQRTGITFWGLVDGESWYNFIGLPAKEWPLLFNDDYSPKPAFYGVAEALAGK